A portion of the Lolium rigidum isolate FL_2022 chromosome 1, APGP_CSIRO_Lrig_0.1, whole genome shotgun sequence genome contains these proteins:
- the LOC124684022 gene encoding uncharacterized protein LOC124684022, giving the protein MKHLLLASPLPLLAHGSASKPALLHIRHRRCHVPSAAPDGNSGETSTAASEPSTDTQPKPPSSSNPSSVKNRLAARNQARRAPEMVYLPPVEVRMMRGKTKPKASEAAAPRREKQRKKKGWDEMSLAEKAVELYVGEKGALFWLNKFAYASIFIMAGAWILFRFVGPLTGLYQLDAPPLAPTDVLRGS; this is encoded by the coding sequence ATGAAGCACCTTCTCCTAGCTTCCCCGCTCCCTCTCCTCGCCCACGGCTCCGCCTCCAAGCCCGCCCTCCTCCACATCCGCCACCGCCGCTGCCACGTCCCCAGCGCCGCACCCGATGGCAACTCCGGCGaaacctccacggccgcgtccgagCCCTCCACGGACACCCAGCCCAAGCCACCCTCCAGCTCCAACCCCAGCAGCGTCAAGAACCGTCTCGCCGCCAGGAACCAGGCCCGCCGGGCCCCCGAGATGGTGTACCTGCCCCCGGTGGAGGTGAGGATGATGCGGGGCAAGACGAAGCCGAAGGCctccgaggcggcggcgccgaggaGGGAGAAGCAGCGGAAGAAGAAGGGGTGGGACGAGATGAGCCTGGCCGAGAAGGCCGTGGAGCTGTACGTCGGCGAGAAGGGCGCGCTCTTCTGGCTCAACAAGTTCGCCTacgcctccatcttcatcatggcCGGCGCCTGGATCCTCTTCCGCTTCGTCGGGCCCCTCACCGGCCTCTACCAGCTCGACGCGCCGCCGCTGGCGCCCACCGACGTCTTGCGCGGCTCGTAG
- the LOC124684023 gene encoding endoglucanase 18-like, translating to MERCVRCCCCLLVLLLVALGVTAVVVFLRHRNGGGPVVPGGIDRKYAEALAVALQFFQVQKSGKLVNNKIPWRGDSAVDDGQEAGLDLSKGMYDAGDHIKFGFPMAFTATMLSWSVLEYGGAMQAAKQRDAALDALRWIMDYLLNAHPSADVLYIQVGDPEADHKCWERPETMSEKRPLTKITTKSPGSDVAAETAAAMAAASLVYKSINGTYSSSLLEHAEQLFAFADRHRGAYTRTFPELSKYYNSTTYQDELLWASSWLFHATGNNSYLAYATGENGEEFADLGNPRYFSWDDKRPGTQVLLSRASFFASQGSGLATDNGLESYKQTADAVMCILLPDSETAAFRTEGGLLYVAEWNLLQHPVASAFLAAVYSDYMLTSGKTELSCGGQSFAPADLRNFAQSQANYVLGENPMKLSYLVGYGDSYPQRVHHRGASIPADVDTGCGGQEWLNTAEANPNVAMGALVGGPFKNDSFVDERQNVMQNEATTYNSALVVGLLSSLLTTSSVAQSLSS from the exons ATGGAGCGCTGCGTgcggtgctgctgctgcctcctggtGCTGCTGCTCGTGGCGCTCGGCGTCACGGccgtcgtcgtgttcctccgccaCAGGAACGGCGGCGGCCCCGTCGTCCCCGGCGGCATCGACCGCAAGTACGCCGAGGCGCTCGCCGTCGCCCTCCAGTTCTTCCAGGTCCAGAAAT CCGGGAAGCTGGTGAACAACAAGATCCCGTGGAGGGGCGACTCGGCGGTGGACGACGGGCAGGAGGCCGGGCTCGACCTGTCCAAGGGCATGTACGACGCCGGCGACCACATCAAGTTCGGCTTCCCCATGGCCTTCACGGCCACCATGCTGTCGTGGTCCGTCCTCGAGTACGGCGGCGCCATGCAGGCCGCCAAGCAGCGGGACGCCGCCCTCGACGCGCTGCGCTGGATCATGGATTACCTCCTCAACGCGCACCCCTCCGCCGATGTCCTCTACATTCAG GTAGGCGACCCTGAAGCCGACCACAAGTGCTGGGAGAGGCCGGAGACCATGTCCGAGAAGCGGCCGCTCACCAAGATCACCACCAAGTCCCCCGGCAGCGACGTGGCAGCCGAGACGGCGGCTGCCATGGCTGCTGCGTCGCTGGTGTACAAGTCCATCAACGGCACCTACTCGTCGTCCCTCCTCGAGCACGCCGAGCAGCTCTTCGCCTTCGCCGACCGGCACCGGGGCGCCTACACCCGCACCTTCCCGGAGCTCAGCAAGTACTACAACTCCACCACGTACCAGGACGAGCTACTCTGGGCGAGCAGCTGGCTCTTCCACGCCACGGGGAACAACAGCTACCTCGCCTACGCCACCGGCGAGAACGGCGAGGAGTTCGCCGACCTCGGGAACCCCAGGTACTTCAGCTGGGACGACAAGCGGCCGGGCACGCAGGTTCTCCTGTCGAGGGCGAGCTTCTTTGCGTCGCAGGGATCTGGTCTTGCCACGGACAATGGCCTCGAGTCGTACAAGCAGACCGCCGATGCCGTCATGTGCATTCTCCTGCCGGACTCTGAGACTGCCGCGTTCAGAACTGAAGGGGGTTTGCTGTATGTCGCCGAGTGGAACTTGCTCCAGCACCCTGTGgcctccgccttcctcgccgccgttTACAGCGACTACATGCTGACCTCGGGGAAGACGGAGCTCAGCTGCGGCGGGCAGAGCTTCGCGCCGGCCGACCTGCGCAATTTCGCCCAGTCCCAG GCGAACTACGTGCTGGGGGAGAACCCGATGAAGCTGAGCTACCTGGTCGGGTACGGCGACAGCTACCCGCAGCGGGTGCACCACCGGGGCGCGTCGATCCCGGCGGACGTCGACACGGGGTGCGGCGGCCAGGAGTGGCTCAACACGGCGGAGGCCAACCCGAACGTGGCCATGGGCGCGCTCGTCGGAGGCCCCTTCAAGAACGACTCGTTCGTGGACGAGCGGCAGAACGTGATGCAGAACGAGGCCACCACGTACAACAGCGCCCTCGTCGTCGGCCTCCTCTCCAGCCTCCTCACCACCTCCTCCGTCGCACAGTCCTTATCGTCGTGA